The Solanum pennellii chromosome 11, SPENNV200 genome contains a region encoding:
- the LOC107004259 gene encoding RHOMBOID-like protein 8 produces the protein MADGSKSQAQVEIKQQCASMASTFSTEMTADERVPFPFFRPLSQKRANTWIISLFVILHLGAFTVTMIVNDCWENSYGDCALKPLRRFSFQPLYENPLLGPSASTLEEIGALQKTLLTNNQQLRRIFTSPWLHAGLFHLIINLSSVIFVGLHLEQEFGSFRIGVIYILSAITGSLVASLFVQDRPSVCSSGALVGLLGTLLSGLIRNWKSYTNKFAGLVATMTILMTNLVLGLIPYINNFANIGGFMSGFLLGFVLLFKPQQEKLARNKGGLFEFDAKDIVKCRKSLDKPVQRGAALVIFALLLAGIIMAVLHGIDINKYCSWCHYFDCIPSKWWSCSDKAFHCEKLVSSEHLTLSCPNTGRFKVFPFTNISEARFQDICNLICF, from the exons atGGCAGACGGTTCGAAATCCCAAGCTCAGGTTGAAATCAAGCAACAATGTGCTTCAATGGCGTCGACATTCTCCACTGAGATGACTGCTGATGAGAGAGTTCCATTCCCCTTCTTTAGGCCATTGTCTCAGAAGAGAGCAAACACATGGATCATTTCTCTCTTTGTGATCCTTCACTTGGGCGCTTTTACTGTAACAATGATTGTTAACGACTGTTGGGAGAATTCTTATGGAGATTGTGCTCTAAAACCTCTCCGTAGGTTCTCTTTTCAGCCTCTTTACGAGAATCCTCTGCTCGGTCCTTCTGCTTCTAC GTTAGAAGAAATTGGAGCACTTCAGAAGACATTGTTGACTAATAATCAACAACTCAGGCGTATCTTCACAAGCCCTTGGTTGCATGCAGGGCTTTTCCATCTGATCATTAACTTGTCCTCAGTAATCTTTGTGGGACTTCACTTAGAGCAAGAATTCGGATCAT TTAGGATTGGAGTTATCTACATACTCTCAGCTATTACTGGTAGTCTAGTTGCTTCACTTTTTGTTCAAGATCGGCCATCAGTTTGTTCCTCTGGTGCATTGGTTGGATTGCTTGGTACACTGCTCTCTGGCCTCATCAGGAATTGGAAATCTTACACCAATAAG TTTGCAGGGCTTGTGGCTACCATGACAATCTTGATGACTAATCTTGTCCTCGGACTGATACCTTACATCAATAATTTTGCGAATATCGGAGGATTTATGTCAGGATTCCTTCTGGGGTTTGTGCTCTTGTTCAAGCCTCAACAAGAGAAACTAGCTCGAAATAAGGGAGGCTTATTTGAATTTGATGCCAAGGACATTGTCAAATGTAGGAAGAGTTTGGACAAGCCTGTTCAGAGGGGTGCTGCTCTTGTTATCTTTGCTTTATT GCTTGCAGGAATTATAATGGCAGTTCTGCATGGCATTGACATAAACAAGTACTGTAGCTGGTGTCATTACTTTGATTGCATTCCATCCAAATGGTGGAGCTGCTCTGACAAGGCATTTCATTGTGAG AAGTTGGTGAGCTCGGAACATCTGACTTTGAGTTGCCCAAATACTGGTAGATTCAAAGTTTTTCCTTTCACCAACATTTCAGAGGCAAGGTTTCAGGACATATGCAATCTGATATGCTTCTAG